In the genome of Halalkalicoccus subterraneus, the window GTCTCCATCAGACCTCGCCCTCCTCCTGTTCGAGCGCGCGCTGGGCCTCCTCGCGGATGACCGACAGCGCCCGCTCGCGCAGTTCGGTGAACCGGTCGGTCGTGACGACCTCGGGGTCACGGGGTCGGTCGAGGTCGACGTCGATGACGTCCTTGACCTGACCGGGCCGGGCGGTCATGATAACGACGCGATCGGCCAGCAGGATCGCCTCCTCGACGTCGTGCGTGATGAACAGGACCGTCCGATTGTCGCGCTCCCAGACCTCGATCAGCTTCTTCTGCATGATCTCCTTGGTCAGGGCGTCGAGCGCGCTGAAGGGCTCGTCCATCAGCATGATGTCCGGGTCGTTCGCGAGCAGGCGCGCGAGCTCGGCGCGCTGTTGCATCCCGCCCGACAGCCCCGAGGGATAGGCGTCCTCGAAGCCGTCGAGGCCCATCTCGTCGAGAATGCTCCGGGCGCGGCCCTCCTCGACACCCTCGTTCATTTGGGGGCCGAACTCGACGTTCTCCTGGACCGTCTTCCAGGGGAACAGCCGGTTGTCCTGAAAGACGACGCCCCGTTTGGGATCGGGACCCGAAACCGGATCGCCGTCGACGATCACCTCGCCCTCGGTGGGTTCGAGGTAGCCCGCGATGCAGTTCATGACGGTGCTCTTCCCACAGCCCGACGGCCCCAGCAGCGCGACGAACTCCTCGGCCCCGATGTGCAGGTCCATGTCGTCGACCGCGACGACGCGTTCGCCCTCGGGGTCGTAGACCTTCGTCAGGTCCTCGATGTCGATCGCGCCGGTCTTCTCGGGTGTCGGTTCGCCCTCCGCCGTCGGTTCGTGCGTGGTCTGTGATTGGTTGCTCATTGGTAGTAGTGGTGTGGTGGTTCGAGGATCAGTCGATGGTCTGCCACTCGGTCAGTCGGTTGCCGATCCGGTAGACGACGGTCGCAGACGCATAGCCCAGAATGCCGATGGCGATCATGCCGACGGCGACGACGTCGGTCTGGAGCAGGCGATAGGCCTGGAAGATGATGTAGCCGATCCCGATCCCGCCGGCGATCATCTCGGCGGCGACGACCGTGATCCAGGCCAGGCCGACGCCGGTCGAGACGCCCGTGACGATCGAAGGTAGGGTCGCCGGGAAGATCACGTGCCGGAAGACCTCCCGGGAGTCCGCGCCCAGGCTTTCTGCGGCGCGGAGGTACTCCTCGTCGACGGTGCCGACGCCCTCGATGGTGTTGACGAGAATCGGGAAGAACGCCCCGAGGAAGACGACGAAGATCACGCCGCTTCGGAACGTCGGCATCAACAACAACGCGATGGGGACCCATGCGACCGGCGGCACCGGCCGGAAGACCTCCAGGGCCGGGAACAGCGCGTCCTCCCAGCGACGGCTCGCGCCGATGAGCAGTCCCAGCGGGATGGCGGTCACCGTGGCGAGAACCATCGCGACGACGACACGCATCGCCGAGAAGGCCGCATGTTGGTAGATCGTCGCCCCGCTTCCGGTCATCGGCGCGCCGAGCAGCGCGGAAACGAACGTCGACAGCGCCGGTACGGGGCCGACGAACCGTCCGAAGCCCAGCACCTCAAGCCGGACGAGCGCCGCCCACAGGGCGAAAAACAGGACCACCGACAGCGCCTGTCGGGCCCGTTTCGTGATCAGGGGCACCGTTCCCGCGCCGAAGCGACGCTTGACCTGTTCGACGGTGCTCATCGTTCGGCCTCCCGGAGCGGGTTCCAGTCGACTTCACTCCTGAGTTCCTCGACGGCCTCCCGAAGGAGGTCGATCCGGTAGCGCTCCTCGGGTGGGAGCTGCGGGATGACCTCCTGGTTCTCGTAGAGGAACTCCGGAGCGCGCTCCTTGAACAGCCGGTTCGCCGGGTCGACGGCCTCGTAGTCGGTGTAGAACAGCAACCGTTGGACGTCGGAACTGACGTCGAGGTTCTCGTAGAGGGTCGCGCGGACCGTCTCGCGGTCGTAGGCGCGCAGTTGGCCCTCCTGTTTGATGAGGTCGACCGCCCGTTCGGGCTGGGTGGCCATGATGTGTTTGGCCTCGAGTTCGGCCTTGAGCCAGCCCTTTGCGGCCTCGGGATGCTCCTCGACAAGCGAGTCGAGCATGAGCAGCCCGGCGGCGTCGTAGAGGTCGTACTCCGCCCCGTGAAGGCGTACTCCGCCGCGTCCTGCTGGATGACCGACCGGGCGACCGCGGGCTCCCAGCCGACGCCGACCGGGATGTTGCCCTCGCGAACGTTCGTCGAGATCGTCGCCATGCCCTGGTCCGAGAGGTTCGGCTCGATTCCCTCCTGGTCCATGATCTCGAGGATGAACCGGTGGGTACAGCTGCCGGTCGTGACGCCGACCTCCAGTCCGTCGAGATCCGTCGGCTCGCTGACCGACGATCCCGAGGGAACGAAACAGAGGTTGCACTGTTGGCCCTGTGAGAACCCCGCCACGGCGACCAGATCGATCGGCGTCTCCTCGTTTGCCAGCGCGGTGATCGACGGCATGTCGCCGGTGTAGCCGATGTCGTTCTGGGTGGAGATCATCTTGTTGCCGATCACCGCCCCCTGAAGGGCGACCTCCCAGCTCCCGACGGAGTAGTCGTCGGGGAGGTGTTTGTCCGCGAGGCCGGCGTGTCGAATCACCAGCGCCGACCACGATTCGGTGTAGAAGGGCTGGTAACCCACGATGAACGACTTCTCGTCGAACGCGGCGGCAGTCCCTCCCAAAATCCCGGTCTCGGTACAGCCCGCAAGCAGACCGGTCCCGGCCGCGCCGGCAGTCGCCAGTGCCCTTCGTCGAGTGATCGTTCGAGTCGATGCCCGTTCGTCGCTAGTCATAGTCGTGAAGATCCATAGTCTACCGTTCGAAGTCGCCGCAGTGGTGCTCCCACCGTGATGATGGGATAAATAATTCGTCGCTCGTTATCAGTGGGTATTTTCTCTTCAATCTCAGAACGGTTAGGCTTGATGATGCAAGGTGGTTAAGTGTGAAGGGGCGAAATCGCCGGAGTATAGAACTGTCGAGGGAGTTTTCATCGGAATCGCGTAAACGATGTGGGAACGACAGGGCGATCCGTCGCTAGTGGCGGAGGCGACCGCTTCGAGATCGGCCGCCGGTAGTGCCGTCCCGATCAAGAGGAAGTGTGTTCCACGGTTCCGAGCATCGCTCCAGGGAGGTATGCACGGGGTGTTGGTAGATGGAAAGCTATAGGGAGATCTCCCGACCATCCGTATATAAGAAATGAGCGAACGGGACTACGACCACACGGCGATCGAGGAGCGCTGGCAGGCGGCGTGGGCCGACGCCGACGCCTACCGGACCCCCGACGACGCCGAGGACCCGACGTACGTCCTCGGGATGTACCCCTACCCGTCAGGCAAACTCCACATGGGCCACGTCCGCAACTACACGATCACGGACGCCTACGCCCGGTACCGCCGCATGACCGGCGACGAGGTGCTTCACCCGATGGGCTGGGACGCCTTCGGCCTGCCCGCCGAGAACGCCGCCAAAGAGCGCGACACCAACCCGCGCGACTGGACGATGGACTGCATCGAGACGATGCGCGGCCAGATGAAGTCGATGGGCTTCGGCTACGACTGGGACCGCGAGATCACCACCTGTACGCCCGAGTACTACAAGTGGAACCAGTGGCTCTTCGAGCGCTTTCACGAGGAGGGGCTGGTCGAGCGACGCGACGCCGAGGTCAACTGGTGTCCCAACTGCGAGACGGTGCTCGCCGACGAGCAGGTCGAGGGCGAGGAGGAGCTCTGCTGGCGGTGTGACACCCCCGTCGTCCAGCGCGAGCTCGAACAGTGGTTCCTGAAGATCACCGAGTACGCGGACGAACTCCTCGAAGCGATCGACGAGCTGGAGGGATGGCCCAACTCGGTGCGCCAGATGCAGCGCAACTGGATCGGCCGCCAGTACGGGACCGAACTCGAGTTCGATGTGGAGGGCCACGGGAGCGTCGAGGCCTTCACCACCCGCGTCGACACGATCCACGGCGCGACGTTCTTCGCGCTCGCGCCCGATCACCCGATCAGCGAGGCGCTGGCCGACGAGGACGACGAGATCCGCGAGTTCGTCGAGGAGGAGGCGGACCCCGAGGGCGACGAGCCCAACGGCGTTCCGACGGGGCTGACCGCCACCAACCCCGCGACGGGCGAGGAGATCCCGGTCTACGTCGCGGACTTCGTCCTCTCGGACGTCGGGACTGGCGCGCTGATGGCCGTCCCGGCCCACGACGAGCGCGACCACGCCTTCGCGACGAAACACGACGTCGAGATCCGGCCGGTGATCGCCCCCGAGCCAGACGACTGGGATGGCGAGACCGTCCCGGAGGCACCGGACGTCGAGGCCGAAGCGTTCACCGAGGACGGCGTCCTCGTGAACTCGGGCGAGCATTCGGGGCTCGACAGCGAGACGGCCCGCGAGCGCCTGACTGAGGGGATCGAGAGCGCCGAGGGCTCGACGCAGTATCAGCTCCGGGACTGGGGGATCTCTCGACAGCGCTACTGGGGGACGCCGATCCCGGTCGTCCACTGCCACGACGACTGCGGGGCCGTCATGGTGCCCGAGGGGGACCTCCCCGTCGAGCTTCCCGAGTTCGTCAACACCACCGGCAACCCACTCGATGCGGCCGAGGAGTGGAAGGAGACGACCTGTCCGGAGTGTGGCGGCCCCGCGGAGCGCGAGACCGACACGATGGACACGTTCGTCGACTCCTCGTGGTATTTCTTGAGGTACGTCTCGCCCGATCTGGACGACGTGCCGTTCGATCGCGAGCGGGCAAACGACTGGATGCCCGTCGACCAGTACGTCGGCGGCATCGAGCACGCGGTGATGCACCTGCTGTACTCGCGCTTCTTCACGAAGGTGCTCGCCGACCACGAGGGTCTGGAGCATCGCGAGCCGTTCGAGAACTTACTCGCACAGGGAATGGTCCAGCTGGAGGGCGAGAAGATGTCGAAATCGGTCGGCAACACCGTCTCGCCCCAGCGCATCGTCGAGGAGTACGGCGCCGACACCGCCCGCCTGTTCATGATGCAGGCGGCCCAGCCCGACAAGGCGTTCGACTGGAGCGAGGACGGGGTGCAATCGACGTACGCCTTCCTCGATCGGCTGAAGGGGTCAGTCGAGACGTTCGCCGAGAACGAACCCGCGGGCGAGGACGACGCCGTCGCGGGCTACGTCGCGAGCGAGATCGACGCGACGATCGCCATCGCGACCGACGAGTACGACGCGCTTCGGTTCAACGAGGCGCTGCGGGAGGCCCAGGGGCTCGTCCGGACCCTCCGACAGTACGCCGAGTACACCGAACCCCACGCCGAGACCTACGGGCGCGGGCTGTCGGCGGTGGTCCGGCTGCTCGCGCCGGTCGCGCCCCACCTCGCCGAGGAGCTCTGGGAGGAGCTGGGAGAGGAGGGGTTCGTCGTCGAGGCCGACTGGCCGGAGGCCGAGGCCGATCGAACGTTCGTCGAACAGCGCCGCCGGCTGGTCGAGAACACCCGCGGGGACGTACGCGACATCGTCGAGGTCGCCGGAATCGAAGACCCCGAGCGGATCGACGTCGTGATCGCGCCCGACTGGAAGTACGACGCTCTGGAGATCGCCATCGACAGCGACGCCGAGAACCTGATCGGCGAACTCATGGGCGAGGACCACATCCGCGAGCAGGGTGACGCCGCCGCGAGCTACGGCCAGGACCTGCAGGCCGAACGCGAGGCCCTCTCGATGACCCTTTCCCCCAAATCGGAACACGAGGCCCTGGAGGCGGCTGCGTGGCTGCTCGAACGCGAGTTCGACGCCGACGTCGAGGTCGTCCGCGCCGACGAGGCCGACGAGGAGGTCGTTCGGAAGGCCGAACCCGGCCGCCCGGCGATCCACATCGAGGACTGAGCGCCGATTCCCCTGAAAACGGCGCGAAAAGGGTTATCCTGCCGGACGTTCTATCGGCGGTATGAGCGAATCGGACGGTTCCACGGTGAAGAAAGCGCTCAGAACAGTGACGCCATCCTACCGGGGGCGGCCGGACCGGGAGATGAACGTCATCGGGCTCGCGTATTTCCTGATACTGTTGGTGGTGCTCGTTCCCCTGCTCCCGTTCATGATCATCGTCTGGGTGCTGAGCAAGGTCTTCGGAGCGATCCGGCAGAAGGCCGTCTGAGGCGCTAGTTGAGGCCGAGCAGGTCGAACGGGTAGCCGTTGTCATTCTCCTCGGCGTGTTCGTAGACGACGTGAGCGGCGGCCACGTCCTGAATGGCCAGCCCCGTCGAGTCGAACACCGTCACGCCGTCCTCGGGTGTTCTCCCCACCACGTCGCCGACGACGATCTCGCCGATCGCGGCGTGGATGTCGTCGTCGGTCAGCACCCCCTCGTTGTAGGGGACGTTGATCTCGCCGGAGTGGGTCGTCTGGGCGTGGTCGTCGATGACGAGTTTCGCGTTCAGTAAGACCTCGTCGGCGATCTCGTGT includes:
- a CDS encoding ABC transporter ATP-binding protein encodes the protein MSNQSQTTHEPTAEGEPTPEKTGAIDIEDLTKVYDPEGERVVAVDDMDLHIGAEEFVALLGPSGCGKSTVMNCIAGYLEPTEGEVIVDGDPVSGPDPKRGVVFQDNRLFPWKTVQENVEFGPQMNEGVEEGRARSILDEMGLDGFEDAYPSGLSGGMQQRAELARLLANDPDIMLMDEPFSALDALTKEIMQKKLIEVWERDNRTVLFITHDVEEAILLADRVVIMTARPGQVKDVIDVDLDRPRDPEVVTTDRFTELRERALSVIREEAQRALEQEEGEV
- a CDS encoding ABC transporter permease produces the protein MSTVEQVKRRFGAGTVPLITKRARQALSVVLFFALWAALVRLEVLGFGRFVGPVPALSTFVSALLGAPMTGSGATIYQHAAFSAMRVVVAMVLATVTAIPLGLLIGASRRWEDALFPALEVFRPVPPVAWVPIALLLMPTFRSGVIFVVFLGAFFPILVNTIEGVGTVDEEYLRAAESLGADSREVFRHVIFPATLPSIVTGVSTGVGLAWITVVAAEMIAGGIGIGYIIFQAYRLLQTDVVAVGMIAIGILGYASATVVYRIGNRLTEWQTID
- a CDS encoding substrate-binding domain-containing protein, translated to MLDSLVEEHPEAAKGWLKAELEAKHIMATQPERAVDLIKQEGQLRAYDRETVRATLYENLDVSSDVQRLLFYTDYEAVDPANRLFKERAPEFLYENQEVIPQLPPEERYRIDLLREAVEELRSEVDWNPLREAER
- the leuS gene encoding leucine--tRNA ligase — encoded protein: MSERDYDHTAIEERWQAAWADADAYRTPDDAEDPTYVLGMYPYPSGKLHMGHVRNYTITDAYARYRRMTGDEVLHPMGWDAFGLPAENAAKERDTNPRDWTMDCIETMRGQMKSMGFGYDWDREITTCTPEYYKWNQWLFERFHEEGLVERRDAEVNWCPNCETVLADEQVEGEEELCWRCDTPVVQRELEQWFLKITEYADELLEAIDELEGWPNSVRQMQRNWIGRQYGTELEFDVEGHGSVEAFTTRVDTIHGATFFALAPDHPISEALADEDDEIREFVEEEADPEGDEPNGVPTGLTATNPATGEEIPVYVADFVLSDVGTGALMAVPAHDERDHAFATKHDVEIRPVIAPEPDDWDGETVPEAPDVEAEAFTEDGVLVNSGEHSGLDSETARERLTEGIESAEGSTQYQLRDWGISRQRYWGTPIPVVHCHDDCGAVMVPEGDLPVELPEFVNTTGNPLDAAEEWKETTCPECGGPAERETDTMDTFVDSSWYFLRYVSPDLDDVPFDRERANDWMPVDQYVGGIEHAVMHLLYSRFFTKVLADHEGLEHREPFENLLAQGMVQLEGEKMSKSVGNTVSPQRIVEEYGADTARLFMMQAAQPDKAFDWSEDGVQSTYAFLDRLKGSVETFAENEPAGEDDAVAGYVASEIDATIAIATDEYDALRFNEALREAQGLVRTLRQYAEYTEPHAETYGRGLSAVVRLLAPVAPHLAEELWEELGEEGFVVEADWPEAEADRTFVEQRRRLVENTRGDVRDIVEVAGIEDPERIDVVIAPDWKYDALEIAIDSDAENLIGELMGEDHIREQGDAAASYGQDLQAEREALSMTLSPKSEHEALEAAAWLLEREFDADVEVVRADEADEEVVRKAEPGRPAIHIED
- a CDS encoding DUF7535 family protein, encoding MSESDGSTVKKALRTVTPSYRGRPDREMNVIGLAYFLILLVVLVPLLPFMIIVWVLSKVFGAIRQKAV